A genomic segment from Nocardiopsis sp. Huas11 encodes:
- a CDS encoding universal stress protein, giving the protein MAEGERSSHVVVGYDGSDHANAAVEWAAVEAVRRGVPLRLVHALGMPLIVSAYGGPTRFEPTDEIRGHATKVLAAAAERARSIEPAVVVETVTTLEDAPLALLRQSHPGDLIVVGTRGLGSVASMFVGSVSVRVASQAPCPVVVVPTSEGGKPSSTALDKIVVGVDGGVNSRRALGLAMNLAEEAGGEVVVVHSWDIPFAYDPVALTASGWQPQEELFDEQSEKLVAELLADVVDERPEGSDVTVSVIRTRSRASEALLEAATGADAIVVGSRGRGSVRGLLLGSVSQAVLHHSPIPVVVLPRHADEEEA; this is encoded by the coding sequence ATGGCAGAGGGCGAACGCTCTTCTCATGTCGTTGTGGGTTACGACGGATCCGACCACGCCAACGCCGCGGTCGAGTGGGCCGCCGTCGAAGCGGTCCGCAGAGGGGTGCCCCTCCGGCTCGTCCACGCGCTGGGGATGCCGCTGATCGTGTCGGCGTACGGAGGGCCGACGCGCTTCGAGCCGACCGACGAGATCCGGGGGCACGCCACCAAGGTCCTGGCCGCTGCGGCCGAGCGGGCCCGCTCGATCGAGCCGGCGGTGGTCGTGGAGACGGTGACCACGTTGGAGGACGCACCGCTGGCGCTGCTGCGACAGAGCCACCCGGGTGACCTCATCGTGGTGGGCACGCGCGGTCTGGGCAGTGTCGCGTCGATGTTCGTCGGCTCGGTGAGCGTGCGTGTGGCCAGTCAGGCTCCGTGTCCGGTGGTGGTGGTGCCGACGAGCGAGGGCGGCAAGCCCTCGTCGACGGCGCTGGACAAGATCGTGGTCGGTGTCGACGGCGGCGTGAACTCCCGCCGTGCTCTGGGCCTGGCCATGAACCTGGCCGAGGAGGCCGGCGGCGAGGTCGTCGTGGTGCACAGCTGGGACATCCCGTTCGCCTACGACCCGGTCGCGTTGACCGCCTCGGGATGGCAGCCGCAGGAGGAGCTGTTCGACGAGCAGTCCGAGAAGCTGGTCGCGGAGCTGCTCGCCGACGTGGTGGACGAACGGCCCGAGGGCTCCGACGTGACGGTCAGCGTGATCCGCACGCGGTCCCGCGCGTCCGAGGCGCTCCTGGAGGCGGCCACGGGCGCGGACGCCATCGTGGTGGGCTCGCGTGGGCGCGGCAGCGTGCGGGGCCTGCTGCTGGGCTCGGTCAGCCAGGCGGTGCTGCACCACTCGCCGATCCCGGTGGTGGTCCTGCCCAGGCACGCCGACGAGGAAGAGGCATAG